From Algoriphagus sp. NG3, the proteins below share one genomic window:
- a CDS encoding response regulator: MTKILIVDDEQDVELLFRQKFRKEVRSGLLELAFAFSGDEALELLGSENPPEVVYVFSDINMPGMTGLELLEKIKLQFPSINVSMISAYGDSENFKKAMDSGAKDFFTKPIDFDSLRKEIGDIINQQ, encoded by the coding sequence ATGACCAAAATATTGATAGTAGATGATGAGCAAGATGTAGAGCTGCTTTTCCGGCAGAAGTTTAGAAAAGAAGTCAGAAGCGGCTTATTGGAGCTGGCATTTGCCTTTTCAGGGGATGAGGCGCTAGAATTATTAGGCAGCGAAAATCCCCCCGAAGTAGTTTATGTCTTTTCGGACATCAATATGCCTGGCATGACCGGGCTGGAGCTATTGGAAAAAATAAAACTACAGTTTCCCTCAATAAATGTGAGTATGATCTCTGCCTACGGAGATTCAGAGAACTTTAAAAAAGCCATGGATTCTGGAGCGAAGGATTTTTTCACCAAGCCTATAGATTTTGATTCACTACGTAAAGAGATAGGAGACATAATCAACCAGCAGTAG
- a CDS encoding adenylate/guanylate cyclase domain-containing protein — protein MHKILVVDDEADLEVLITQKFRRKIKTGEYKFVFALNGREALDLLLDQPDIDMILSDINMPEMDGLTLLSKVKEQHPLLKSVIISAYGDLENIRTAMNRGAFDFITKPVDFKDLEITIEKTLQHIHQIKSTITAVRENNILKMYVDETVLNFMVGKESETSLRENETVEATVAFVDLSGFTKVSENEEPNVVVTLLNEYFDLMVREIIEQKGAVDKFIGDAVMAVFKGPDQVERALRACIAIRDKMNAMPKFSEKTNFSPKVSIGVNSGEMVSGNIGSHSLKRLDYTVIGDAVNVASRLQSIASPGQILILEKCTQGIPGLFTFQNLGEIALKNKARPVSVLEVVE, from the coding sequence ATGCATAAGATACTTGTAGTAGATGATGAGGCAGACTTAGAAGTACTTATTACCCAGAAGTTCAGGCGTAAGATCAAAACTGGGGAATATAAGTTTGTTTTTGCCCTCAATGGACGTGAAGCCTTAGACCTGCTGCTCGACCAGCCGGATATAGATATGATCCTGAGCGATATCAACATGCCGGAAATGGATGGGCTGACTCTGCTCAGCAAGGTAAAAGAACAACATCCTCTGCTGAAGTCAGTGATTATCTCTGCCTATGGAGATCTCGAAAATATACGGACTGCAATGAACAGAGGCGCCTTTGACTTCATTACCAAGCCAGTTGATTTTAAGGATCTGGAAATCACCATAGAAAAAACCCTGCAACATATACATCAGATCAAATCAACAATTACTGCGGTGCGGGAAAACAATATCCTGAAAATGTATGTGGACGAGACTGTCTTGAATTTCATGGTGGGAAAGGAATCCGAAACTTCCCTTAGGGAAAATGAAACAGTCGAAGCAACTGTGGCATTTGTGGATCTCAGCGGGTTTACCAAAGTCTCTGAAAATGAAGAGCCAAATGTAGTCGTAACCTTACTCAATGAGTACTTTGACCTAATGGTACGTGAGATCATCGAGCAAAAAGGAGCCGTGGACAAATTCATTGGAGATGCAGTAATGGCTGTTTTCAAGGGACCAGACCAGGTGGAAAGAGCCCTGCGAGCCTGTATAGCTATTCGCGACAAAATGAACGCTATGCCCAAGTTTTCTGAAAAAACCAACTTCAGCCCTAAAGTCTCCATCGGGGTAAATTCCGGAGAGATGGTATCCGGCAATATAGGTTCACACTCACTAAAAAGGCTGGACTATACTGTAATTGGTGATGCCGTAAACGTGGCCTCAAGGCTTCAAAGTATTGCCTCTCCTGGTCAGATATTGATATTGGAAAAATGTACCCAAGGAATCCCGGGACTATTTACTTTCCAAAATCTGGGAGAGATTGCCTTGAAAAATAAAGCCCGGCCAGTATCGGTTTTGGAAGTAGTGGAATAA
- a CDS encoding DMT family protein — protein MKAILTVALLVLSNSFMTLAWYGHLKFAEWKWFSKLGLVSVILISWGIALFEYCFQVPANKMGFSGNGGPFSLVQLKVIQEVITLVVFMIFSLLAFKTETFRINHLLGAVFLILAVYFFFKK, from the coding sequence ATGAAAGCAATTCTGACAGTCGCACTACTTGTCCTTTCTAACTCTTTTATGACCTTGGCTTGGTACGGGCATCTTAAGTTTGCTGAATGGAAATGGTTCAGCAAACTTGGGTTGGTTTCGGTTATTTTGATAAGCTGGGGAATTGCCTTGTTCGAATACTGCTTCCAGGTTCCGGCAAATAAAATGGGCTTTTCAGGAAATGGGGGGCCATTTTCGCTGGTTCAATTGAAAGTCATACAAGAGGTTATTACTTTGGTCGTTTTTATGATTTTCTCACTCCTAGCTTTCAAAACAGAGACCTTCAGAATAAACCATCTTCTTGGAGCGGTTTTTTTGATTTTGGCCGTTTATTTTTTCTTTAAGAAATAG
- a CDS encoding putative zinc-binding peptidase translates to MKIFECGNCGHPLYFENQSCEKCGYLAGYSDKLNNLLTFAPNQMQLVSDRNGSTYKYCQNHEFGVCNWLIPIEDESTFCKACKLNHTIPDLSDQENFKKWQKLEIAKHRLIYQLGRLGLATPSKDDDAETGLHFDFISRQGNQKIMTGHANGVITILLSEADSVHREQMRKQMSEPYRTLIGHFRHEVGHYYWDRLIATNEYLLGKFRDLFGDDRRDYGEALTTYYQTGAPANWQQNFISQYACSHAWEDWAETWAHYLHIMDMAETAYYYGLSVKPQIKEKSVKGNFKFDPYAEKNFSRIYKSWAPISFAINSLNRSMGVPDAYPFVVSGAVVKKMEFIHQLISSL, encoded by the coding sequence ATGAAAATTTTTGAATGCGGAAACTGTGGGCATCCACTGTATTTTGAAAATCAAAGCTGCGAGAAATGTGGGTATCTGGCAGGCTATTCAGACAAGCTAAATAACCTGCTGACCTTCGCCCCTAATCAAATGCAGTTGGTTTCAGACAGAAACGGGTCCACTTACAAGTACTGTCAAAATCACGAATTCGGGGTTTGCAATTGGCTTATACCCATAGAAGATGAAAGTACTTTCTGCAAAGCATGTAAGCTAAACCACACGATTCCAGATCTTTCGGATCAGGAAAATTTTAAGAAATGGCAAAAATTGGAAATCGCAAAACATCGGTTGATCTATCAACTTGGACGATTGGGGTTAGCAACCCCATCCAAGGATGATGATGCAGAGACAGGTCTTCACTTCGATTTTATTTCCCGCCAAGGAAATCAGAAAATAATGACAGGCCATGCAAATGGGGTGATTACAATTTTGCTCTCAGAAGCTGATTCTGTCCATAGGGAGCAGATGAGAAAGCAAATGTCAGAACCATACCGTACCCTTATTGGGCATTTCCGTCATGAGGTTGGGCATTACTATTGGGATAGGCTGATAGCCACCAATGAGTACTTGCTCGGTAAGTTCAGAGATTTATTCGGGGATGATAGAAGAGATTATGGCGAAGCATTGACCACCTACTATCAAACAGGTGCCCCGGCTAATTGGCAGCAGAATTTCATCAGCCAATATGCATGTTCCCATGCATGGGAGGATTGGGCAGAGACTTGGGCTCATTACCTACATATTATGGATATGGCCGAAACTGCCTATTATTATGGACTATCAGTGAAACCTCAAATAAAAGAAAAGTCAGTCAAAGGAAATTTCAAATTCGACCCTTATGCTGAAAAGAATTTCAGCAGAATCTACAAAAGCTGGGCTCCTATCTCTTTCGCCATTAATAGCCTGAATAGAAGCATGGGGGTGCCGGATGCTTATCCCTTTGTGGTAAGCGGTGCTGTGGTGAAGAAGATGGAATTTATCCATCAGCTCATATCCAGTTTATAA
- a CDS encoding sensor histidine kinase — translation MDYILLIIAFRFLQTNEQTKQHYPQWKGIFLKGFIAAWCFLVIQISFSSTEPILRWLAHSINLYLIYAAYNRDVFSPLKPYVYAFFPIIVINVLEDFTELVAPGFYDTWEKLFGTAAIFAWIWLVAQFIINRKQRKALEIERIKAAQQELQYKQSQKLKDELEIQVAERTAEITAQKEALELTLHELKAAQSQLIQSEKMASLGELTAGIAHEIQNPLNFVTNFSELNKELLEELKAELEKGDLEEIKLIVNDIEGNEAKITHHGKRADAIVKGMLQHSRSSSGIKEPTDINELADEYLRLSYHGLRAKDKSFNATMLTEYDESVGVINVVSQEIGRVILNLVNNAFYAVSEKKKQVEGLGNPELSEKYKPTVWLKTAKKENGIEIRVKDNGTGMPDSVKEKIFQPFFTTKPTGLGTGLGLSLSYDIVKVHGGELKVESRVGGTETADESWTEFVISIPEK, via the coding sequence ATGGATTATATACTACTGATCATTGCTTTTAGATTTCTTCAAACTAACGAACAAACCAAACAGCACTATCCCCAATGGAAAGGCATATTCCTTAAAGGTTTTATAGCCGCATGGTGTTTTTTAGTAATACAGATTTCGTTTTCGAGTACTGAGCCGATCTTGCGATGGCTGGCTCATTCCATCAACCTATACCTGATCTATGCAGCCTATAACAGAGATGTTTTTTCACCGCTCAAACCCTACGTGTATGCATTTTTCCCGATCATAGTGATAAATGTTTTGGAGGACTTTACCGAGTTGGTCGCTCCAGGCTTTTATGATACTTGGGAGAAATTATTTGGCACGGCAGCGATTTTTGCATGGATCTGGCTGGTGGCACAGTTTATAATCAATCGAAAGCAACGAAAAGCGCTAGAAATAGAGCGGATAAAAGCCGCCCAACAAGAACTTCAATATAAGCAATCGCAGAAACTAAAGGACGAATTGGAGATACAGGTGGCAGAGCGGACTGCCGAGATCACTGCTCAGAAAGAAGCGTTGGAGCTTACGCTTCATGAGCTCAAGGCCGCCCAATCCCAACTTATACAGTCTGAAAAAATGGCTTCCCTAGGTGAACTCACGGCCGGAATAGCCCATGAAATACAGAATCCTTTGAATTTTGTCACCAACTTTTCTGAGTTGAACAAAGAGCTTCTCGAAGAACTAAAAGCTGAATTGGAGAAGGGAGACCTGGAAGAAATCAAATTGATCGTAAATGATATAGAAGGTAATGAGGCCAAAATAACACATCATGGAAAACGCGCTGATGCGATAGTGAAAGGAATGCTGCAACATAGCCGCAGTAGCTCCGGGATAAAAGAACCCACCGACATCAATGAACTTGCTGATGAGTACCTTCGGCTCTCCTATCATGGCTTACGGGCAAAAGATAAGTCCTTCAATGCCACTATGCTGACTGAATACGATGAATCAGTAGGCGTCATCAACGTGGTTTCACAAGAGATCGGCAGAGTTATCCTCAACTTGGTGAACAATGCTTTTTACGCAGTGTCAGAAAAGAAAAAGCAGGTGGAGGGGCTAGGGAATCCAGAATTATCTGAAAAATATAAACCCACGGTTTGGCTGAAAACCGCAAAGAAGGAAAACGGAATAGAAATCCGTGTAAAGGATAATGGTACAGGAATGCCGGATTCGGTCAAAGAAAAAATATTCCAGCCATTTTTCACCACCAAACCTACAGGACTGGGTACTGGGCTGGGGCTGTCACTAAGCTACGATATCGTGAAAGTGCATGGTGGTGAATTAAAAGTAGAAAGTAGAGTAGGAGGTACAGAAACAGCAGATGAATCCTGGACAGAATTCGTGATATCTATTCCGGAGAAATAA
- a CDS encoding glycoside hydrolase family 28 protein, producing MRTLIMACFCALLLFQPAFSQQESEEFWPDGSPISPWFHDYSKVKLEDLGKQYLLTDFGVKNDSTLLQTKQIQAVIDHASADGGGVVIVPRGTFLSGALFFKPETHLHLEHGAVLKGSDVIEDYPLLPSRMEGQNLDYYAALVNAYGVDGFTISGSGTIDGNGLKFWEAFWQRREEDPNCTNLEVSRPRLVFVWKSNDVQVQDVNLINAGFWSSHYYQCRNIKILDVRITSPHEPVKAPSTDAIDLDVVSNVLIKGCYLAVNDDAIALKGGKGPWADEDPNNGENTNILIEDSEFGFCHSALTHGSESIHNKNVIMRNVKVQDAVRLLWLKMRPDTPQHYEYIRVENITGQARSFIYVKPWTQFFDLKGKEEVPISYSDHITMKNIDLDCDIFFDVAITEYDRLADFSFENLNIRAQNADFEPDFVKGFEVKNVVVNGKKLD from the coding sequence ATGCGTACTCTGATTATGGCATGTTTTTGTGCCCTACTTCTCTTTCAGCCAGCTTTTTCCCAACAAGAATCGGAAGAATTCTGGCCTGATGGATCTCCCATCTCCCCCTGGTTCCATGATTATTCAAAAGTCAAGCTGGAAGATTTGGGAAAGCAGTATTTGCTTACTGACTTTGGTGTGAAAAATGACAGTACTTTGCTTCAGACTAAGCAAATCCAAGCTGTGATAGACCATGCCTCAGCAGATGGTGGAGGGGTAGTGATTGTCCCAAGGGGTACTTTCCTTAGCGGGGCGTTGTTTTTTAAGCCAGAAACCCACCTCCACTTGGAGCATGGGGCGGTACTGAAGGGCTCAGATGTTATAGAGGACTACCCACTACTACCCTCACGTATGGAAGGGCAAAATCTGGATTATTACGCAGCCCTTGTAAATGCCTACGGGGTCGATGGGTTTACCATTTCCGGCTCTGGCACCATAGATGGAAATGGATTGAAGTTTTGGGAGGCTTTTTGGCAGCGGAGAGAAGAGGATCCAAACTGTACCAATCTGGAAGTGTCCAGACCACGTTTAGTATTTGTCTGGAAAAGTAATGACGTGCAGGTGCAGGATGTCAATCTGATCAATGCGGGTTTTTGGAGCAGCCATTATTATCAATGTAGAAATATTAAGATCCTAGATGTACGGATCACTTCACCGCACGAACCTGTGAAGGCACCAAGTACGGATGCCATTGATCTCGACGTAGTGTCCAATGTGCTGATCAAGGGCTGCTATCTGGCAGTAAATGATGATGCTATTGCGCTGAAGGGAGGAAAAGGCCCTTGGGCGGATGAAGATCCTAATAATGGGGAAAACACTAATATTCTCATAGAAGACAGTGAATTTGGATTTTGCCATTCAGCATTGACCCATGGAAGCGAATCTATCCACAATAAAAATGTGATCATGAGGAATGTAAAGGTTCAGGATGCCGTTCGGCTTCTTTGGCTGAAAATGCGACCAGATACCCCTCAACATTATGAATATATCAGGGTAGAGAATATTACAGGACAAGCCAGGAGCTTTATTTATGTGAAGCCTTGGACTCAGTTTTTTGATCTCAAGGGCAAGGAGGAAGTTCCAATTTCCTATTCAGACCATATCACGATGAAAAATATAGACCTGGACTGTGATATTTTCTTTGACGTGGCGATTACCGAATACGATCGTTTGGCTGATTTTAGCTTCGAAAATCTTAATATCCGTGCTCAAAACGCTGATTTTGAGCCTGATTTTGTCAAAGGTTTTGAGGTAAAAAATGTGGTGGTAAATGGTAAAAAACTTGACTGA